A region of the Flavobacteriaceae bacterium MAR_2010_188 genome:
AAGAGCTAGTGGGATATCAGGATATTTTCGATGGATTTCTTCTAGCGCCCTCAAGTCGAAAGATTGCAGGTTAAACCGATTTTCTAGCGGAAATTTAGAGATTTCATCTACGACCAGCGCCACGAAGGTTTCAATATCTGGCGTAAAAGTATGATCCCATGCTTGGTTACTTTTTAATTCAATATTATACCTTATTGTACCAGCGGATTTTTCCTCAGCCATTTCGATGACTTCGGAAAGTAACGGTTTGTGAGCTTTCATAGCAACCTGCTCAGGAAATCTTGAATTACCCTTTAACCCACAATCATACTTTCTTATACTGTCGTAGGTCATTTCGTAAAGATTGAACGACTTTTCATTTTCCTGGGTTATCTCATGACCATCTAAACCTGTACAAATGTCATGATGCATATAAGGGTCATGCGAAACCACCACTCTGTTGTCTTGCGATATTACCACATCTAATTCTAAGGTGGTAACGCCTAAATCTATTGCTTTTTCAAATGCTTCAAGGGTGTTTTCGGGCAGAAGTCCTCTGCACCCTCTATGTCCTTGCACATCCATAGGATTCTGAGAATTACAACTGTTAATTAATAAAAAACTAAAGCTGAAGATTAAGATTATATTATTCATTCTTATTATAAATTGTAGGTCGACTATAATTTTGAAAAGGTTGCTTAAGCAGGTTTACGATGCTGCTATTTTCTTTTTCATCTGGGAACACATCGACCCCATAGACCAAATCTTCCCTTTCCATATAACTATACGTTCCCAAAAGCCTATCCCAAATAGAAAAAATATTCCCGTAATTAGAATCCGTATAAGGCAGCACGTAATGATGGTGAATTTTGTGCATATCTGGTGAAACAAATACGTAGCTTAAGGCCTTATCGACAGGCTTAGAGAATTTTATGTTTGCGTGATTTAATTGCGCAAACACAACCGATAATGATTGGTAAAGCAGAATTATACCAATCGGTGCTCCAACTATAAAAACTCCGGCTAAGGTGAAAATAAAGCGGATAACACTTTCTATCGGATGATGCCGATTTGCGGTAGTAGTATCGACATTATGATCGGTATGATGCACCAAGTGTACCATCCAAAGCACATTGATTTTATGCTCTACCAAATGTGCGAGATACGCTCCAAAGAAATCGAGTAGCATCACTCCCAGCAAAACATAGATTAGAAGTGGCATTTCTGGCAACCAATTGATGATTCCAAAATCATTAGCAGTTACCCAATCGGCAGTCCATAAAAGAAGAAAGGCAAAAGCAAAATTTATAATAATAGTGGTTAGCGTAAAAAAGAAATTTGGCAGTGCATGTTTCCATTTTTTATAGGTAAACTTAAAAAGCGGAAGCGCGCCTTCCAACAACCAAAAAAAAGTTATACCACCAATAAGTATTAAACTTCGGTGAGATGAAGGAATATTTTCAAAATAATTTATTAGACTTTCGACCAATTTTAATAGAGGATTTACAGCAAGATACAAATAAAGAAAATATGGAAATTAAGGGTTGAAAGTTTTTAAGCTTCGGATTATACTACCGTTCAATTAAAGAAATGAACACAATATTGAAGAAATGACGCAACTGAAAGTAATATCTGTCATCTAATATAAAATACCGATCATGAAAAAATCTCTAATCCTTATACTATTGCTTTCAATGGCGCTGATTCGTTGCCAGTGCGAGCCAGATATAAAAGATAACGAGCGCAGTTTGTTAGATGGGATTATTACGGATACAAATGATAATCCTCTCGGGGATGTGACGGTTAGCCTCAAAGTGCATGATTTAAATCTAGGTAAAGGTCTGACTGATCAAAATGGATTTTTTCAATTTATCTCATTGGTTTCTTCGCGGAATGATTATTCGCTTATTTTAAAACCACTTGATCCACAATCAGAATATAGTGATTACAAAATAGATTTCTTAAACCGGCTTTTCAACGGAAGCAATAATCTTGGTACTATCCCTCTTTCTAAAAAAGCGCTTTTAAAACTTCAAATTCGGAATACCTCAAATAATTCAGCTTCAATTTCATACAGTATTACGTATAGAATCCCTGAATGTACCGTGTCTGGTGATGATAGCGTTTCGGTAGATTATTACAATTGTTTTGATACCAATTTTTATTCAGACAGAATTACTCCAGCAGAATCAAATCTGGATATTGAATTTATTTCCATTCTCGGCTCGACAGCAGTTCTCACTTATACACTTGAAAATGCTGAAACCCAATTAGAAAATATTCTTCTTAACCAATCACAGACCAATTATATACTTGAATATTAAAAGTTGGGTATTATATGCTTTTCTCATAAGTTCATCGATTGGTTTTTCGCAATCAGAAACTCCAGTGTCAGATGAAAATGAAAATGGAAATTGGGACGATGACCACTATGCTAATTTCACGGTTGGTCTTTATTATCCGATTGCCTTCGGAGACAACTTCTCTAGCAAGGCACTAAAACATGAACCAGGCTTTGAAATTAATGGATTCGTAAATCTTGGCGAATCCAAACTGTTGCTGGGACTTCACTACAATCAGTTTAGCGCTGATGTTTCTCAAATTTCACTAATCGGAGATTATGATAGAACAAGAGTGACTGGTATTGGACCGATGCTGGGTTATCATCTTATAAGGACCAAGGATTGGAGAATAATACTATCAGCAGGGGGCGGCGCCGTTAGATATCTTAATTATAAAGGAACAAAACAATTTAGCGATAGCGGAACAAGTTTTTGGGTGAATCCTTCAATCCAATATCATGTTAATAAAACTCTCGGCGCTTATTTTTCAACCACATATCGATACGATAGAATGCAGATTGAAGCTCCTGAAGAATACCGAGATTTCTTTAAATCCGCCAAATATCTAAACTTAAGTCTAGGTTTAAGCATTGTATTTTAGATAAAGTCTGAATTTAAATCTTGATTCTCCTTTTCATCTCTTCCACAATATTGAACGCTGCAGGACAGATTGCCAAATTTTTTATGGTAAGGTTAGATATCTGTTGAAATTTTTTTCGGTCCGTATGCGGAAATTCTCGGCAGGCTTTTGGCCTGACCTCATAAATTGAGCAGTACTTATCCGCTCCTAGAAATGAACAGGGTACAGTTTTTAGCACATAATCATTCTCTTCATCGAGCCTTAAATATTGTTCAATAAACTGTTGAGGCTTCATCTTAAAATGCTTAGAAATCCTTTCAATGTCCTTATCCGTAAACAGAGGACCAGTGGTTTTGCAACAATTTCCACATTTTAAACAATCGGTACGTTCAAATTCTTCTTCATGAAGTTCTTGCATCAAATAATCTAATTGTTTAGGCGGCTTCTTCTTCAATTTCTTGAAAAAGTTTTTATTCTCGTTATGTTTATCTTTGGCCCTAGCAGCTAGGGTCGAAATTTCTTCCTCCATGCTGCAAAGTTAATGAATGTGTTTCAGCATTTAAACCTAGAAACAAGTCCAATTCTATGAGAGATATGTTTGGTAAGGCGCTCCTTGATTATCAAAACGGAAATTATTCTGAAGATATCATTACTTCAACCAATATTTCAGATGAAGATGTT
Encoded here:
- a CDS encoding glycerophosphoryl diester phosphodiesterase — encoded protein: MNNIILIFSFSFLLINSCNSQNPMDVQGHRGCRGLLPENTLEAFEKAIDLGVTTLELDVVISQDNRVVVSHDPYMHHDICTGLDGHEITQENEKSFNLYEMTYDSIRKYDCGLKGNSRFPEQVAMKAHKPLLSEVIEMAEEKSAGTIRYNIELKSNQAWDHTFTPDIETFVALVVDEISKFPLENRFNLQSFDLRALEEIHRKYPDIPLALLVEGDQDINALLQKLTFEPEIISPAYPLLDQETVNELHQKGYKVIPWTVNEETEMKKMIDLKVDGIITDYPHLLQKILGN
- a CDS encoding Sterol desaturase/sphingolipid hydroxylase, fatty acid hydroxylase superfamily, whose product is MVESLINYFENIPSSHRSLILIGGITFFWLLEGALPLFKFTYKKWKHALPNFFFTLTTIIINFAFAFLLLWTADWVTANDFGIINWLPEMPLLIYVLLGVMLLDFFGAYLAHLVEHKINVLWMVHLVHHTDHNVDTTTANRHHPIESVIRFIFTLAGVFIVGAPIGIILLYQSLSVVFAQLNHANIKFSKPVDKALSYVFVSPDMHKIHHHYVLPYTDSNYGNIFSIWDRLLGTYSYMEREDLVYGVDVFPDEKENSSIVNLLKQPFQNYSRPTIYNKNE